One genomic segment of Helianthus annuus cultivar XRQ/B chromosome 14, HanXRQr2.0-SUNRISE, whole genome shotgun sequence includes these proteins:
- the LOC110904054 gene encoding serine/threonine-protein kinase BLUS1 isoform X1 codes for MGTTKKKYPVNAKDYKLYEEIGEGVSASVYRALCVPLNEIVAIKMLDLEKCNNDLDGIRREVQTMSLINHPNLLQSCCSFTTGHKLWVVMPYMSGGSCLHIMKSSFPDGFEEPVIATLLREVLKALVYLHAHGHIHRDVKAGNILVDFNGSIKLADFGVSACMFDAGDRQRSRNTFVGTPCWMAPEVMQQLHGYDFKADIWSFGITALELAHGHAPFSKYPPMKVLLMTLQNAPPGLDYERDKKFSKSFKDMVAACLVKDPKKRPSSEKLLKHPFFKHAKTADYLERSILDGLSPLGDRFRMLKAKEADLLVQNKELYGDKDQLSQQEYIKGISAWNFNLEDIKNQAALINEYDEISNLEEPKTSNQQNGISDNYSDAKSQDTDDEIINLESSFASFPTPSLQALKGCFDICEDDVATVSPTEQPPVQLSMKASDQETDKDDDIKQLGRIKSLQKTSIPGPRKYMSGSLLPDNVRSPKKLMSNGERDLHQLKFQVERSSSGPIQHIQRNSLTHSLSVENVSEGAVVQQKGRFRVTEADLSPKAPVLNPTPTIGVPAASLLPSLQSILQHNTVQREEILRLIKSVEQTPSSSSGNAAEHVETGNSDFSQIPPTPRERELHSQVIQLQQSLGSLAEQLQKQKMKNVQLEKKLSDLMKQNSIEE; via the exons ATGGGGACTACAAAGAAGAAGTATCCGGTTAATGCGAAGGATTACAAGCTGTATGAGGAAATTGGTGAGGGAGTAAGTGCGTCGGTGTATAGGGCGCTTTGTGTTCCATTAAATGAGATAGTTGCGATCAAGATGCTCGATTTGGAAAAGTGTAACAATGATCTG GACGGCATTCGTCGGGAAGTACAAACGATGAGCTTGATAAATCATCCAAATTTATTACAGTCCTGTTGCTCTTTCACAACAGGCCACAAGCTTTGGGTTGTTATGCCTTATATGTCGGGTGGATCTTGCCTGCACATAATGAAATCATCTTTTCCCGATGGTTTTGAAGAGCCCGTTATTGCTACCCTTTTGCGTGAGGTTCTTAAAGCATTGGTTTATCTTCATGCACATGGCCATATTCATAGAGATGTGAAG GCAGGAAACATATTAGTTGATTTTAATGGTTCCATAAAGTTAGCAGATTTTGGTGTATCTGCATGCATGTTTGATGCAGGTGATCGGCAACGTTCGAGAAATACTTTTGTTGGAACTCCTTGCTG GATGGCACCTGAAGTTATGCAGCAATTGCATGGATACGATTTTAA AGCAGACATCTGGTCATTTGGAATCACAGCGCTCGAACTTGCTCATGGCCATGCACCTTTTTCAAAATATCCACCAATGAAA GTGTTGCTTATGACTCTACAAAATGCACCGCCAGGTCTTGACTATGAACGGGATAAAAAGTTTTCAAAG tctTTTAAAGATATGGTTGCTGCTTGCTTAGTGAAAGACCCAAAAAAACGTCCCTCTTCCGAGAAGCTTCTGAAGCACCCGTTTTTTAAACATGCAAAAACCGCTGATTATCTAGAACGTTCCATACTTGATGGTCTTTCTCCGTTAGGTGATCGTTTTAGGATGCTAAAG GCCAAAGAAGCAGATCTTCTTGTACAGAACAAAGAATTATACGGAGATAAGGACCAATTATCACAG CAAGAGTATATAAAAGGAATTAGTGCCTGGAATTTTAACTTGGAGGACATAAAGAATCAAGCTGCACTT ATCAATGAATATGACGAAATTTCAAATCTAGAAGAACCAAAAACTTCAAACCAACAAAATGGGATCAGTGATAATTATTCAGATGCTAAATCGCAAGATACAGATGATGAAATTATAAACTTGGAGAGTTCATTTGCATCGTTTCCTACTCCGTCTCTTCAAGCACTTAA GGgatgttttgatatttgtgaagATGATGTGGCAACTGTCAGCCCAACTGAACAACCCCCTGTGCAGCTGTCAATGAAAGCTAGCGACCAAGAAACCGATAAAGACGATGACATTAAGCAACTTGGACGAATTAAATCTTTACAAAAAACAAGTATCCCCGGACCAAGAAAATATATGAGCGGTTCACTGCTACCGGATAATGTTCGTTCTCCTAAAAAGTTAATGAGCAACGGTGAAAG GGACCTTCACCAACTGAAGTTTCAAGTGGAACGTAGTAGCAGTGGCCCAATACAACATATTCAGAGGAATAGTTTGACCCACTCTTTGTCAG TAGAAAATGTATCCGAAGGAGCTGTGGTCCAGCAGAAGGGGCGTTTTAGAGTCACTGAAGCAGATTTGAGCCCCAAA GCTCCGGTTCTTAATCCAACTCCAACTATAGGTGTACCAGCTGCCTCGCTACTTCCATCTCTGCAAAGTATTTTGCAGCACAATACAGTACAAAGG GAAGAAATACTTCGATTAATCAAGTCTGTGGAACAAACTCCCAGTTCTTCTTCAG GAAATGCAGCGGAGCATGTGGAGACAGGAAACAGTGATTTCTCACAA ATCCCTCCTACTCCAAGGGAGAGAGAACTGCATTCTCAGGTGATACAGTTACAACAAAG CCTTGGGAGTCTAGCTGAGCAATTGCAAAAACAGAAAATGAAAAATGTTCAG TTGGAAAAGAAATTGAGTGATTTGATGAAGCAAAACAGCATCGAAGAATGA
- the LOC110907498 gene encoding uncharacterized protein LOC110907498 gives MITGIQGKKDARRCTYKDFMACKPTTYNGEIDPIECQRWIANMDGVFIQSHCDKEDQVMFATGQLLRRAKDWWDTYSKEIGEDRVQTLTWQEFNQPFIKYHCPQSAVDRIQEDFLRLRQKDESIDEITNTFLDQLKFCGEIVGTERKKIIRYHGMLKAEYREFITPSKCETLDEIIDLARDREIELKRQTERGEKRQIEKGSTQGSSKKPKTHEQGKKEASKGEFSRCKTCGKPHSGECLLGRKGCYNCGQEGHPYYNCPNPKRAC, from the coding sequence ATGATAACTGGGATTCAAGGCAAGAAGGATGCACGACGATGCACGTATAAGGATTTCATGGCATGTAAGCCTACAACTTATAATGGAGAAATTGATCCCATTGAATGCCAAAGATGGATAGCTAATATGGATGGAGTGTTCATTCAAAGTCACTGTGATaaagaagatcaagtcatgtttGCCACAGGGCAACTTTTACGAAGGgctaaagattggtgggatacGTATAGTAAAGAGATCGGCGAGGATAGAGTTCAAACCTTGACTTGGCAAGAATTCAACCAACCTTTTATCAAGTACCATTGTCCACAATCAGCCGTGGATCGAATCCAAGAAGATTTTCTCCGACTCCGACAAAAGGATGAATCAATTGATGAGATCACAAATACCTTTCTTGATCAGCTGAAGTTTTGCGGAGAAATAGTCGGAACAGAGAGGAAGAAGATTATCCGTTATCATGGCATGCTTAAGGCCGAATATCGGGAGTTCATAACTCCTTCTAAATGTGAAACTTTGGACGAGATTATCGATTTGGCAAGGGATAGGGAAATTGAGCTAAAGAGACAGACTGAACGCGGGGAGAAAAGGCAAATAGAGAAGGGATCGACACAAGGTTCTTCCAAGAAACCTAAAACACACGAACAAGGAAAGAAAGAGGCTTCTAAGGGAGAGTTTTCACGATGTAAAACATGTGGAAAACCCCATTCGGGTGAATGTTTATTGGGAAGGAAAGGATGTTACAACTGCGGACAAGAAGGGCATCCGTATTACAATTGCCCAAATCCCAAGAGAGCTTGTTAG
- the LOC110904055 gene encoding uncharacterized protein LOC110904055: protein MDDASSYSFPVRHKNFSVQIKESKVDIVICSYDDQFLVIATEIGTMGTIMHARKEEGMLNTPTFNVSVIFGKRDEPMLLACARQLIEHISNSGSSKPLTLSLGLKDHSMEILKGIVSAVIENRLW, encoded by the exons ATGGATGATGCTTCAAGCTATTCTTTCCCTGTTCGCCACAAGAATTTCTCAGTCCAAATAAAG GAAAGTAAAGTTGATATTGTCATTTGTAGCTATGATGATCAATTCTTG GTTATTGCTACTGAAATTGGGACTATGGGAACCATAATGCATGCAAG GAAGGAAGAAGGGATGTTGAATACTCCAACTTTTAATGTATCTGTGATATTTGGTAAACGAGATGAG CCGATGCTACTGGCATGCGCTCGCCAGCTTATTGAACATATAAG CAATTCTGGTTCTTCAAAACCATTGACACTCTCACTTGGTCTCAAGGATCATTCTATG GAGATTCTTAAAGGAATTGTTTCTGCTGTGATTGAGAACCGGTTGTGGTAA
- the LOC110904054 gene encoding serine/threonine-protein kinase BLUS1 isoform X2, producing MGTTKKKYPVNAKDYKLYEEIGEGVSASVYRALCVPLNEIVAIKMLDLEKCNNDLDGIRREVQTMSLINHPNLLQSCCSFTTGHKLWVVMPYMSGGSCLHIMKSSFPDGFEEPVIATLLREVLKALVYLHAHGHIHRDVKAGNILVDFNGSIKLADFGVSACMFDAGDRQRSRNTFVGTPCWMAPEVMQQLHGYDFKADIWSFGITALELAHGHAPFSKYPPMKVLLMTLQNAPPGLDYERDKKFSKSFKDMVAACLVKDPKKRPSSEKLLKHPFFKHAKTADYLERSILDGLSPLGDRFRMLKAKEADLLVQNKELYGDKDQLSQQEYIKGISAWNFNLEDIKNQAALINEYDEISNLEEPKTSNQQNGISDNYSDAKSQDTDDEIINLESSFASFPTPSLQALKGCFDICEDDVATVSPTEQPPVQLSMKASDQETDKDDDIKQLGRIKSLQKTSIPGPRKYMSGSLLPDNVRSPKKLMSNGERDLHQLKFQVERSSSGPIQHIQRNSLTHSLSENVSEGAVVQQKGRFRVTEADLSPKAPVLNPTPTIGVPAASLLPSLQSILQHNTVQREEILRLIKSVEQTPSSSSGNAAEHVETGNSDFSQIPPTPRERELHSQVIQLQQSLGSLAEQLQKQKMKNVQLEKKLSDLMKQNSIEE from the exons ATGGGGACTACAAAGAAGAAGTATCCGGTTAATGCGAAGGATTACAAGCTGTATGAGGAAATTGGTGAGGGAGTAAGTGCGTCGGTGTATAGGGCGCTTTGTGTTCCATTAAATGAGATAGTTGCGATCAAGATGCTCGATTTGGAAAAGTGTAACAATGATCTG GACGGCATTCGTCGGGAAGTACAAACGATGAGCTTGATAAATCATCCAAATTTATTACAGTCCTGTTGCTCTTTCACAACAGGCCACAAGCTTTGGGTTGTTATGCCTTATATGTCGGGTGGATCTTGCCTGCACATAATGAAATCATCTTTTCCCGATGGTTTTGAAGAGCCCGTTATTGCTACCCTTTTGCGTGAGGTTCTTAAAGCATTGGTTTATCTTCATGCACATGGCCATATTCATAGAGATGTGAAG GCAGGAAACATATTAGTTGATTTTAATGGTTCCATAAAGTTAGCAGATTTTGGTGTATCTGCATGCATGTTTGATGCAGGTGATCGGCAACGTTCGAGAAATACTTTTGTTGGAACTCCTTGCTG GATGGCACCTGAAGTTATGCAGCAATTGCATGGATACGATTTTAA AGCAGACATCTGGTCATTTGGAATCACAGCGCTCGAACTTGCTCATGGCCATGCACCTTTTTCAAAATATCCACCAATGAAA GTGTTGCTTATGACTCTACAAAATGCACCGCCAGGTCTTGACTATGAACGGGATAAAAAGTTTTCAAAG tctTTTAAAGATATGGTTGCTGCTTGCTTAGTGAAAGACCCAAAAAAACGTCCCTCTTCCGAGAAGCTTCTGAAGCACCCGTTTTTTAAACATGCAAAAACCGCTGATTATCTAGAACGTTCCATACTTGATGGTCTTTCTCCGTTAGGTGATCGTTTTAGGATGCTAAAG GCCAAAGAAGCAGATCTTCTTGTACAGAACAAAGAATTATACGGAGATAAGGACCAATTATCACAG CAAGAGTATATAAAAGGAATTAGTGCCTGGAATTTTAACTTGGAGGACATAAAGAATCAAGCTGCACTT ATCAATGAATATGACGAAATTTCAAATCTAGAAGAACCAAAAACTTCAAACCAACAAAATGGGATCAGTGATAATTATTCAGATGCTAAATCGCAAGATACAGATGATGAAATTATAAACTTGGAGAGTTCATTTGCATCGTTTCCTACTCCGTCTCTTCAAGCACTTAA GGgatgttttgatatttgtgaagATGATGTGGCAACTGTCAGCCCAACTGAACAACCCCCTGTGCAGCTGTCAATGAAAGCTAGCGACCAAGAAACCGATAAAGACGATGACATTAAGCAACTTGGACGAATTAAATCTTTACAAAAAACAAGTATCCCCGGACCAAGAAAATATATGAGCGGTTCACTGCTACCGGATAATGTTCGTTCTCCTAAAAAGTTAATGAGCAACGGTGAAAG GGACCTTCACCAACTGAAGTTTCAAGTGGAACGTAGTAGCAGTGGCCCAATACAACATATTCAGAGGAATAGTTTGACCCACTCTTTGTCAG AAAATGTATCCGAAGGAGCTGTGGTCCAGCAGAAGGGGCGTTTTAGAGTCACTGAAGCAGATTTGAGCCCCAAA GCTCCGGTTCTTAATCCAACTCCAACTATAGGTGTACCAGCTGCCTCGCTACTTCCATCTCTGCAAAGTATTTTGCAGCACAATACAGTACAAAGG GAAGAAATACTTCGATTAATCAAGTCTGTGGAACAAACTCCCAGTTCTTCTTCAG GAAATGCAGCGGAGCATGTGGAGACAGGAAACAGTGATTTCTCACAA ATCCCTCCTACTCCAAGGGAGAGAGAACTGCATTCTCAGGTGATACAGTTACAACAAAG CCTTGGGAGTCTAGCTGAGCAATTGCAAAAACAGAAAATGAAAAATGTTCAG TTGGAAAAGAAATTGAGTGATTTGATGAAGCAAAACAGCATCGAAGAATGA
- the LOC110904054 gene encoding serine/threonine-protein kinase BLUS1 isoform X3, translating to MGTTKKKYPVNAKDYKLYEEIGEGVSASVYRALCVPLNEIVAIKMLDLEKCNNDLDGIRREVQTMSLINHPNLLQSCCSFTTGHKLWVVMPYMSGGSCLHIMKSSFPDGFEEPVIATLLREVLKALVYLHAHGHIHRDVKAGNILVDFNGSIKLADFGVSACMFDAGDRQRSRNTFVGTPCWMAPEVMQQLHGYDFKADIWSFGITALELAHGHAPFSKYPPMKVLLMTLQNAPPGLDYERDKKFSKSFKDMVAACLVKDPKKRPSSEKLLKHPFFKHAKTADYLERSILDGLSPLGDRFRMLKAKEADLLVQNKELYGDKDQLSQINEYDEISNLEEPKTSNQQNGISDNYSDAKSQDTDDEIINLESSFASFPTPSLQALKGCFDICEDDVATVSPTEQPPVQLSMKASDQETDKDDDIKQLGRIKSLQKTSIPGPRKYMSGSLLPDNVRSPKKLMSNGERDLHQLKFQVERSSSGPIQHIQRNSLTHSLSVENVSEGAVVQQKGRFRVTEADLSPKAPVLNPTPTIGVPAASLLPSLQSILQHNTVQREEILRLIKSVEQTPSSSSGNAAEHVETGNSDFSQIPPTPRERELHSQVIQLQQSLGSLAEQLQKQKMKNVQLEKKLSDLMKQNSIEE from the exons ATGGGGACTACAAAGAAGAAGTATCCGGTTAATGCGAAGGATTACAAGCTGTATGAGGAAATTGGTGAGGGAGTAAGTGCGTCGGTGTATAGGGCGCTTTGTGTTCCATTAAATGAGATAGTTGCGATCAAGATGCTCGATTTGGAAAAGTGTAACAATGATCTG GACGGCATTCGTCGGGAAGTACAAACGATGAGCTTGATAAATCATCCAAATTTATTACAGTCCTGTTGCTCTTTCACAACAGGCCACAAGCTTTGGGTTGTTATGCCTTATATGTCGGGTGGATCTTGCCTGCACATAATGAAATCATCTTTTCCCGATGGTTTTGAAGAGCCCGTTATTGCTACCCTTTTGCGTGAGGTTCTTAAAGCATTGGTTTATCTTCATGCACATGGCCATATTCATAGAGATGTGAAG GCAGGAAACATATTAGTTGATTTTAATGGTTCCATAAAGTTAGCAGATTTTGGTGTATCTGCATGCATGTTTGATGCAGGTGATCGGCAACGTTCGAGAAATACTTTTGTTGGAACTCCTTGCTG GATGGCACCTGAAGTTATGCAGCAATTGCATGGATACGATTTTAA AGCAGACATCTGGTCATTTGGAATCACAGCGCTCGAACTTGCTCATGGCCATGCACCTTTTTCAAAATATCCACCAATGAAA GTGTTGCTTATGACTCTACAAAATGCACCGCCAGGTCTTGACTATGAACGGGATAAAAAGTTTTCAAAG tctTTTAAAGATATGGTTGCTGCTTGCTTAGTGAAAGACCCAAAAAAACGTCCCTCTTCCGAGAAGCTTCTGAAGCACCCGTTTTTTAAACATGCAAAAACCGCTGATTATCTAGAACGTTCCATACTTGATGGTCTTTCTCCGTTAGGTGATCGTTTTAGGATGCTAAAG GCCAAAGAAGCAGATCTTCTTGTACAGAACAAAGAATTATACGGAGATAAGGACCAATTATCACAG ATCAATGAATATGACGAAATTTCAAATCTAGAAGAACCAAAAACTTCAAACCAACAAAATGGGATCAGTGATAATTATTCAGATGCTAAATCGCAAGATACAGATGATGAAATTATAAACTTGGAGAGTTCATTTGCATCGTTTCCTACTCCGTCTCTTCAAGCACTTAA GGgatgttttgatatttgtgaagATGATGTGGCAACTGTCAGCCCAACTGAACAACCCCCTGTGCAGCTGTCAATGAAAGCTAGCGACCAAGAAACCGATAAAGACGATGACATTAAGCAACTTGGACGAATTAAATCTTTACAAAAAACAAGTATCCCCGGACCAAGAAAATATATGAGCGGTTCACTGCTACCGGATAATGTTCGTTCTCCTAAAAAGTTAATGAGCAACGGTGAAAG GGACCTTCACCAACTGAAGTTTCAAGTGGAACGTAGTAGCAGTGGCCCAATACAACATATTCAGAGGAATAGTTTGACCCACTCTTTGTCAG TAGAAAATGTATCCGAAGGAGCTGTGGTCCAGCAGAAGGGGCGTTTTAGAGTCACTGAAGCAGATTTGAGCCCCAAA GCTCCGGTTCTTAATCCAACTCCAACTATAGGTGTACCAGCTGCCTCGCTACTTCCATCTCTGCAAAGTATTTTGCAGCACAATACAGTACAAAGG GAAGAAATACTTCGATTAATCAAGTCTGTGGAACAAACTCCCAGTTCTTCTTCAG GAAATGCAGCGGAGCATGTGGAGACAGGAAACAGTGATTTCTCACAA ATCCCTCCTACTCCAAGGGAGAGAGAACTGCATTCTCAGGTGATACAGTTACAACAAAG CCTTGGGAGTCTAGCTGAGCAATTGCAAAAACAGAAAATGAAAAATGTTCAG TTGGAAAAGAAATTGAGTGATTTGATGAAGCAAAACAGCATCGAAGAATGA